The following is a genomic window from Acidimicrobium ferrooxidans DSM 10331.
ACCGGCGGCAGAAGTTCGAGTCTCACACCGAGACTTGATCCAGACACGCGACATCCGTCGTCAATGGAGCTGACGACTTCTCACTCGAACCTGCCTGAACTGCGGGAACGGATCAATGCGTTCGCCCGCACCGACAGGAGCCACCATCAGACCCGGATCACCTCGAGGCCCGGAACGGCGTCGTAGTCGCGGTCTTGAGTGACGACCGGGATTGAGGGGACCCCAAGAGTTGAGCCACCCGCTTTGCGAGTTGATGTGCTTGTCGGTGGAGCCAGGCCTCGACGAACTCGACCGGAGTGAGCCAGCCGTGTGCGCTGTGGGGCCTGTTCATGTTGTAGTCGATCCTCCAGTCCTCGGTTAGGACCTGGGCTTCGAGGAGGCTGTCGAACTGCTGGCCGTTGAGGTGCTCGTCGCGCATCCGGCCGTTGAAGCTCTCGATCCAGGCGTTCTGCCAGGGGCTGCCGGGATCGATGAAGACGGTCCCGGTACCGTTGAACCGGCACCAGTCAGCCACGGCGTGGGCGATGAACTCCGGGCCGTTGTCGAAGCGGACGTAGACTGGGGCGCTGCGACCTGCGGCCAGGCGGTCCAGGCATCTGACCACCCCGTCGGCGTCGATCGAACGCTCGACGTCACAGGCGAGGGCTTCGCGGGTGAACTCGTCCACGACGTTCAAGAAGTTCAAGAACTTGAGCATCCTCCCGTCCGACGTCTGGTCGAACTGGAAGTCCATGGCCCAGATCACGTTGGGCCGGATCGGGCACATCGCCCCGACGGGCTTGCCGATCCCCCGCAGGGGCTTCTTGCGCTTTCTGTAGGGCACACGCAGGCCTTCGGCGATCCAGAGGCGGTGGATGCGCTTGTGGTTGGCCCGCCAGCCCGCCTTCTTCGCCTCGACGGCGGCCCGCCGCCAGCCCCAGCGCGGACGGCGCCGGGCAAAGTCACGCAGCCACGCCCGCAGTGCCAGCTCGTCGTCGGAGGGGATGGGGGGCTTGAGGCGCTGAGTCGAGCGGGGCTGGCCGACGACCCGGCACGCCCGGCGTTCGGTCACCCCGAACTACTCTCGGAGGGCCACCACGGCCCGCCAGCGGCAGTCCGGGGTCAGAAGTTTCCCCGGTTCAGCTCCTTCAACATGTCGATGTCGAGGGCCTGGTCGGCCACGATCTTCTTGAGACGCGTGTTCTCCTTCTCGAGCTCCTTCAGCCGCTTGACGTCATCCGCCTTCATGCCGCCGTACTGGTTGCGCCAACGGTGCCAGGTCGACTCGGTGATCTCCAGGTGGCGGGCCACCTCCTCGATCGACTGGCCCTGGCCGAGGAGCTTCTCGCCCTCAGCCAGCTTCCGGATGATCTGCTCGGTCGTGTGCCGGCGTCTCTTCATCGTGTGCTGTCCTCCTTCCCCACATCGTGGGGCTTGGACTCGCACAACGGGTGGAGCAGCCTACGGGGACCCGGCCAGGATCCCTTCGACCATCGCGGTTGCCGCAACAAGCACGTCGAGTATCGGGACCCGGCGGCGCTCAGCGTGCAGCACGGCGGCCACACGGGCAAACTGACGCGCCACCTCGGCGTCCACCGGTAGCGGATCCCACGTCGACTCCACGGCTGAAAGCGTCGCCACTCGCGCCGGTCGATCATCGTCATTCGCCATGAGCACGCCGAGCGTCAGTTCGGCCACCGTCACCACCGACACCTCTGTGTCGGTCACCCCTTCCATCGCGCCCAGGGGTCGACCCGACTCAGTGGCGACGAAGAACGAGGTGTCGAGCAGTGCCCTCATAGATCGTCGGTCGTGTCGGACAGCAGACTCCGCACCTCCCTCAGGAGCCCGCGGTCGGCCGGGTGGCGAGACGCAATTGCGACCGCCTCGGTCGCCGACACCGTCCGGCGACGGCGCAAGGGCACGATCTCGGCGACCGGTCGCCGGTCAACCGTGACCGTCAACCTCTCGCCGCTCTCGACCCGGCGGATCACCTCGCTGACCGTGTTCCCCAGGTCCCGCACCGAAATAGAACCACTCACGTCGCTACATGTAGCACATGTAGCCACAAGTGACCCGCGTGGAGACGAGGGGACTCGAACCCCTGACCTCCTGCGTGCAAAGCAGGCGCTCTTCCAGCTGAGCTACGCCCCCAAGGCTTCGCTCATGCTAATGGATCGTGCTCGGACCACCAGTGGTCCAGGCCCTTCTGCACCATCAGCGACGTCCCGGACCAAGCAACCGCAGGCTCACAGGCTGCACGGCTGGACCACGACTGGTCACCAGTCGGACGCGCTCGAAAACGTGTAAGACCACGGCATTCGCCGCCGCACCATCGAGACTCTACGTCTGTGCCAGCCCCGAGCGGGGCCGGCACAGACGCCACGCGGAGGGAGTGGGATTCGAACCCACGGTACCCTTGCGGGTACAGCGGTTTTCGAGACCGCCCGATTCGGCCACTCTCGCATCCCTCCCCGCCCAACGACCGAAGTCGCCGAACGCAAGCAGAGTCTACGGCACGACGCCTGGGCGCCGCTCCGAGAAGAAACGGCGAAGGAGCAAAGCAGCTCGTTCGGCATCGACCCCGCCGACGATCTCGAGCTCGTGGTTCAGCCGCGGATCGGCGGCGATGTTCATGAGCGACCCGCATGCACCCGCCTTTGGATCCCAAGCCGCAAAGACGACGCGTCGGGCACGGGCGAGCACCAGCGCCCCGGCACACATCGCACACGGCTCCAGAGTGACGTACACGTCCGCACCGAGGACATAGCCGTCGCCGGCATCGGCGAGCGCATCCGACAGCGCAAGCAGTTCCGCGTGCGCAAGGCTGGAGCGCCGCTCGATCGTCTCGTTGTGACGCGCGCCGAGCACGCGACCACTGCGGACCACCACGGCCCCCACCGGAACCTCAGCCGTCCGCGCAGCATCCTCGGCCAGACCGAAGGCGACGTCAAGCCACCGACGGTCGTCAGCGCTGAGCATCGACGTCAGGGGGTGCGACGCGCTTGGACGCGTCGACCGGTCGAGTCTGTCGCTTGGCGATGGTCGTGACCACCCATTCGGCATACGGATCGTGCGGGAGCGCGACAGAGCGAACCAGCACCTCCGGGACGTCGTACGGGTGGGCAGACGCGATGAGCTTCGTCAGACGGAGCACATGCTCAGGGAGTGACAAGGCCCGCACCTCGACCTCGTCCTCGGTGTGCCAGTCGCCCTGCCAGTAGTAGGTCGAGCGGACCCCATCGGTACGCTTGACGCAGGCACACAGGCCGGATTCGACGAGCGCGTCCACCAGCGCCGCTGCGTGCTCGTCACTTGCGAGGGTGGTGACAATCTCGACTGCGTCGATCACTAGCCCCTCCGCTCGGTCCCCGCCACTATAGTGATCTGCGCTTGTGCGCTCGTAGCTCAACGGATAGAGCATCTGACTACGGATCAGAAGGTTGGGGGTTCGAATCCCTCCGAGCGCGCCACAAAGCTCCTGGTAAGAGGGTTGACGGCACGTGGACTGGGCGTGGTTCCCGCTCGCGAAGTCAACGGCAGGCCCAGGCATCGTGACACCGGTCGGCGCACTCCGCTCTGACTCGGCGTCCTACCACCGAAGGGTGCTTCTGTCAGGTCGCCGCGCCGGAACATCGGCATCTGGTCCTGGAACAGGTGCAGATTGCTCTGGAACGTCGTTCCTAGCTTGATCCTCGAAGGTTGATCGCGACGTGGTCGGCTTGTGGGAGTGTGGTTACTCCCTCGGCGTCCAGGGCCATTGGTCGATGTAGGTGGGGATCTCGATCGAGCTGCGCCCATAGCGCGAACTCTCGAGGATCGCGCAGCTACGATCCGCTGTCATTGTGAGCGACGTCCGAAGGGCTTGGCTGATCAATCGGCGCCCGGTCGAGCATCTCGGTGTCGAGCTTTCGGGCCCGACTGCGACGGATCGTTGCTGCAGATCTGCTCCTGAAGCCTGATTCACCGGACAGACGGAGGACGACGGGCACGATCGCTCGGCACCCGGAGCGGCCGCCGTGGAGCTCGGCGGACTCCCTAGACGGTCGGGATGCGACGACGGATTCGAAGGTTGGGGGTTCAGATTCCTCCGAACTCGCATCGCCGTCCAGCTGAGGGGGCTTAGAACCTGCAGGCACCCTGCCGATCACGTGCCTCGTACGCTTGCTTCGTTCGCCTGGCCAAGCGAGAACACGGGCTCCGGCCGATGCCGGAGTCCGCACCAGTGGCCTCCTCCCTTCGAATGGCACTGGTGCGACCCCGCGTCACTCGAGCCCGAAGAGTGAACCGGTGAGCGTTGCGGCCCGCCGCGCGCGTCATCAGCGACCAGCCTCACCATGCCGGTCGGCAGGTTTGGAGCAGGTCCCAGTGTGAGAGACCATGCCCGCCCCGGTGCCACCGTACTACGTCGAAATATCGGGATAGGGAAGCCGGACGTGCGAGAGGCGCCGTGCGTACTCTCGCTGGAAACCGAGAGGCTCCTCGTAGTCGTGCTCGAACAGGGCGATGAACAGGGTCAAGGTGAGGAAGTGGTGGGCACCCAATTCGAAGAGCCGCACGTAGTCGTGCGTGGCCAGGGCCTCTCGCTCCTCATCACTGAAGCCCAGCCAGGTGGTCGCCTCCCCACTGTGGAGGTTGAGGACGCGATTGGCCCGCTCGCGCTCCCACCACTCGACCGTTCCCCGCGGATCCACGCGATAGCGCGCGACGAGTTCGGGATCGCGATCGACCGTGTAGAGAAACTTGTCTACGAGATAGCGGCTCACGCCTCCCCCCTCCTCGGATACCAGGTGAAATATGCCTCCATCGTGTGGAACAGGTCGAGGTTGTCGACGTAATCGGCTCGCACACCCTGACCGACGACGCCCATCATGAGCAGGAAGTCCATGAATCCGTGCGTGGCGTTGCCCGGCAGCCAGAGACTCTCGAGACTGACCTCTGCCAGAGCCCCATCGATGTCAGCGTTCGCGATCCACTGGATCGCCTTCTGATCGAAATCTGGGTCCGGCCCGTGCGGACCGAACTGACGCGGTCCGCCCAACTCCAGCGAGAGATGTCCAGTTCCGATGATGGCGACGCGCTGGTTGCTCGGCCACTGCTCGACGATGCGCCGGAGCGCCGCTCCCAGCTCGACGAACCGTTTGGGCTGGGGCATCGGCGGCGCGAAGATGTTCGTGTAGACGGGCACGATGGGCAGGTCGACCTGCGGTCGCAGCGTGATGAGCGCACACGTGATCGAGTGGTCGATGCGGAGCTCGTTCGAGAACGCAAGATCAAAGCCCTCGTCGAGTCCCTGTCGAAGGATGTACGCGGCGAGTTCCTCCTGGCCGGACACCCGCATACGTGGGAGTCCGAACTCCCGCTCCTCGTTGTAGTAGTTCGCGTCGAACACCGGCGCCTTGCCGACCAGGAACTGTGGCATGTTGTCGAGCCACAGTTGGTGAAAGTGGTCAGAGCCGACCATCACGAGCACGTCCGGCTCGGCGCGGGTCAACGTCTCTCGGAACGCCTCGATCTTGGCGACCCAGACGTCGGCGAAGTCGGGGCGATCGGCTCCGGTACTCGTGCTCGCCCTGTAGTAGAACGGGTGGTGCGTCGACGCGATGATCGCACACACATCGGCCATCATGCCCCCCTTCGTGTCATGCTAGGCAGTCGGATCGCTTGCGCCTGGGGCGACGTAGCGCGCCCCTCGATCCACCGTGAGGTACACATCCATCGCGATGGGCCGCCGACGCTCCTCGGCAAGATGGCCAAGGATCCCGGCGGTACGCGCGAGCAGGACCACGCCTCGCGCGAGTTCTCCCTCGATGCCAAGGTCCCAGAGAACGGCCCCGGCTGCACCAGCGCCGTTCAGCGGCAGCCGGCGACCGAGTATGTCGGCGTGCACTCGTCCGATCGCCTCGAAGAGTGCCACGTGCGGACCCGCGGCGCCCTCGCGTCGCGCCAGTTCCATGAGCACGCCCGTGCGCGGGTCGCGCTCCTTGTGAACCGGGTGGCCCAACCCCGGGACGTAGCGCCCATCACGGTGGGCGCTCGCGACTGCGTCCCGAGCGATCGCATCGAAGTCCGACGCGGTCTGCGGTGTCTGCTCGGCACGGGCCAATGCGTCGGCGAGAAAGCGACCGGTATCCTCGGTGACTCCGAGGAACCTGGAGCCCCCACCGAGGATTCCCGCAGCAAGCGCCCCCTGGATCGACTCCGGCGCGCTCAGGAGCGTCAACCGAGCTGCGATCGCGGTGGGGGTGAAGCCGTGGTCAGCGAGCGAGACCAAGCACGCCTCGAACACGCGGACCTCGCCAGCGCTGGGTCGCCTGCCGGTCACGAGCCAGAAGGCCAGCTCTCCGAAGCTCACCGAACCCATGAGCTCGCCCGCGAGGTCAGCCCCGAGCAGGGTGATCGCCTCGGGCGTGGATACGCCAATACTGGTCGGGAACTCGGGCGTGCTCAACGGTCCTCCTCCATCGGGCGCTGGAGCCAGTCCCGGATCTCGTCGCCGTGCTCGTCATGGGCCGGCGGAGGAAGGTCATAGCGTGGCGCCGTCTTCGAATAGATCACCGGGTGGCGCGTCTGGCGTACGGCGCGCGACCCCTCCCCCACCACGATGACAGGCTCGAGTCCGATGCGCTCGGCGAAGGCAACGCCCTCGGCCACGGTGTTGATCGGTCCGCACGGGACGCCGACGGCGGTGAGCCGCTCAAACCACGCGTCCGCACTGTCGTGACGGAGTTGGTGCTCAAGCAGTGGCCGCAGCTGTTCTCGATGAGCGGTGCGGTCGTCGGGGTGGGCAAAGCGCGGATCCTGGGCAAGTTCAGGCACGCCAAGGACGTCACAGAGACGAGCGAACTGGACGTCGTTGCCGATCGTGACGACGAGTTCACCCTCAGCCGTCGGGAACGGCTCATAGGGGAACAGACTCGGATGCGCGTTGCCCATGCGGCTCGGCACCACGCCGCCCGCGACGTAGGCGCTGGTCTGGTTCACCATGCCGGACAACGCCGAGGCGAAGAGGCTCGCCTCGAGGTGCTGGCCCTCGCCGGTCAACGTACGGTGATGGAGGGCGGCCAGTATCGCGATCGCCGTGTGCAGTCCTGTCATGACGTCGAACACCGAAATGCCCGAACGCAGCGCTGGGCCGTCAGGCTCTCCCGTCAAGCTCATCAACCCAGACATCGCCTGGACCACCAGGTCATAGCCGGGCAGTTCCCGCCCACCCTGACTCGTGCCAAAGCCGCTGATCGACGCGTAGACGACCGCGGGGTTCTCGGCCGCGACGTCCTCGTAGGCGAGGCCGAAGCGTGCCAATCCACCAGGCTTGAAGTTCTCGACGACGACATCAGCACGACGTGCGAGTTCCTGTGCGAGGGCACGATCGTCATCGTCCTTGAGGTCGAGAACGACCGACCGCTTGTTGCGGTTGATCGCAAGGTAGTACGTGGACGTCCCGTCGGCGGTGACCGGAGGCTTCCAAAAACGAGTCTCGTCGCCGGTCGGGCTCTCCACCTTGATCACCGTGGCACCGAGGTCGCCGAGGAGCATCGTGCAGTAGGGACCGGCGAGCACCCGCGAGAAGTCGGCGACCAGGAGGCCAGCAAGTGGCCCACGCCCTTGGTCCTGGTTGCGATCGTCCACGCGAACTCACCTCGTTGCCACGCACCGCACGACGTCACGAACCCGCCGAACTCGGAGTCGACCCCGACGTGTCCGTAGATCGGACGCCTGTCCGTCTTTGCGTGGATACTAAAGGTTCCCGGCGGTGCTGTCAAGCGTCCGGGCCGAATGCAAGCCGTCACGCACCGCCAATGGCGCTGCCGCGATCCGAGCGACGTCGGCGTCGATGGCCTTGGCGGTCTCGATCAGTCTCGGGAGATGGTGCTCGAGCAACTCGTCCAGACTGGTCTCGGCAGCATGCACGTTCACGTTGACAGCCGCTACCACCTTGCCGTCTGGATCATGGAGTGCGACGGCGATGGAGCGAATACCCACGGCGAGCTCCTCGTCGGTGAGAGCCCAGCCCCGCTCGCGCA
Proteins encoded in this region:
- a CDS encoding PIN domain-containing protein gives rise to the protein MRALLDTSFFVATESGRPLGAMEGVTDTEVSVVTVAELTLGVLMANDDDRPARVATLSAVESTWDPLPVDAEVARQFARVAAVLHAERRRVPILDVLVAATAMVEGILAGSP
- a CDS encoding type II toxin-antitoxin system Phd/YefM family antitoxin is translated as MATCATCSDVSGSISVRDLGNTVSEVIRRVESGERLTVTVDRRPVAEIVPLRRRRTVSATEAVAIASRHPADRGLLREVRSLLSDTTDDL
- a CDS encoding nucleoside deaminase is translated as MLSADDRRWLDVAFGLAEDAARTAEVPVGAVVVRSGRVLGARHNETIERRSSLAHAELLALSDALADAGDGYVLGADVYVTLEPCAMCAGALVLARARRVVFAAWDPKAGACGSLMNIAADPRLNHELEIVGGVDAERAALLLRRFFSERRPGVVP
- the cutA gene encoding divalent-cation tolerance protein CutA; translated protein: MIDAVEIVTTLASDEHAAALVDALVESGLCACVKRTDGVRSTYYWQGDWHTEDEVEVRALSLPEHVLRLTKLIASAHPYDVPEVLVRSVALPHDPYAEWVVTTIAKRQTRPVDASKRVAPPDVDAQR
- a CDS encoding extradiol ring-cleavage dioxygenase, with the protein product MADVCAIIASTHHPFYYRASTSTGADRPDFADVWVAKIEAFRETLTRAEPDVLVMVGSDHFHQLWLDNMPQFLVGKAPVFDANYYNEEREFGLPRMRVSGQEELAAYILRQGLDEGFDLAFSNELRIDHSITCALITLRPQVDLPIVPVYTNIFAPPMPQPKRFVELGAALRRIVEQWPSNQRVAIIGTGHLSLELGGPRQFGPHGPDPDFDQKAIQWIANADIDGALAEVSLESLWLPGNATHGFMDFLLMMGVVGQGVRADYVDNLDLFHTMEAYFTWYPRRGEA
- a CDS encoding citryl-CoA lyase, whose protein sequence is MSTPEFPTSIGVSTPEAITLLGADLAGELMGSVSFGELAFWLVTGRRPSAGEVRVFEACLVSLADHGFTPTAIAARLTLLSAPESIQGALAAGILGGGSRFLGVTEDTGRFLADALARAEQTPQTASDFDAIARDAVASAHRDGRYVPGLGHPVHKERDPRTGVLMELARREGAAGPHVALFEAIGRVHADILGRRLPLNGAGAAGAVLWDLGIEGELARGVVLLARTAGILGHLAEERRRPIAMDVYLTVDRGARYVAPGASDPTA
- a CDS encoding CaiB/BaiF CoA transferase family protein; this encodes MDDRNQDQGRGPLAGLLVADFSRVLAGPYCTMLLGDLGATVIKVESPTGDETRFWKPPVTADGTSTYYLAINRNKRSVVLDLKDDDDRALAQELARRADVVVENFKPGGLARFGLAYEDVAAENPAVVYASISGFGTSQGGRELPGYDLVVQAMSGLMSLTGEPDGPALRSGISVFDVMTGLHTAIAILAALHHRTLTGEGQHLEASLFASALSGMVNQTSAYVAGGVVPSRMGNAHPSLFPYEPFPTAEGELVVTIGNDVQFARLCDVLGVPELAQDPRFAHPDDRTAHREQLRPLLEHQLRHDSADAWFERLTAVGVPCGPINTVAEGVAFAERIGLEPVIVVGEGSRAVRQTRHPVIYSKTAPRYDLPPPAHDEHGDEIRDWLQRPMEEDR